One stretch of Pradoshia sp. D12 DNA includes these proteins:
- a CDS encoding hemolysin family protein, with translation MDITTIINLVLLVVLIGASGFFVASEFAVVKIRMSRIDQLISEGNKKAVLAKKVASDLDYYLSACQLGITVTTLGLGALGKPAVEGLLYPLFNLFNVSDAVASALSYAIAFILVTFLHVVVGEMAPKTLAIQFAEKLTLMLAPPLYWFGRVLSPFIKALNGTSRVILRAFGVKPAGHEEAYSEEELKIIMTQSYQGGEIDQTELEYMENVFSFDERVAKDIMVPRTELVTLDLNMNYDEIVSIIDEHNYTRYPVVEDGDKDKIVGVVNVKKMLTHIAAKRERKLEEFVRDLPYVLEATHIQDALLKMQQERVHMALVIDEYGGTSGILTMEDVLEEIVGEIRDEFDADEVADIRKVGENQYMINGRVLLSEMEELFGLEFEDSEDIDTVGGWIQYQKIDTVQNGDSLEHGKHLWTVKEMDNHQIKQVLFTQKVKK, from the coding sequence TTGGACATAACCACGATAATCAATCTTGTTTTACTTGTAGTACTAATAGGAGCCTCAGGGTTCTTTGTAGCATCTGAGTTTGCGGTAGTGAAAATTCGGATGTCCCGTATTGATCAATTAATTTCAGAAGGAAACAAAAAAGCAGTGCTTGCGAAAAAAGTAGCAAGTGACCTCGATTACTATCTTTCTGCCTGTCAGCTTGGTATTACCGTAACCACTTTAGGACTTGGTGCACTGGGTAAACCAGCGGTGGAAGGTCTATTGTATCCTTTGTTTAATCTTTTTAATGTGTCTGATGCTGTTGCATCAGCATTGTCCTATGCGATTGCATTTATACTGGTTACTTTCTTGCATGTTGTAGTGGGGGAAATGGCACCAAAAACGCTTGCGATCCAATTTGCCGAAAAACTCACACTAATGCTTGCGCCGCCTTTATATTGGTTTGGCAGAGTGCTGTCACCATTCATTAAAGCTTTAAATGGGACATCGAGGGTCATTCTTCGTGCATTTGGAGTCAAACCTGCTGGACATGAAGAGGCATATTCTGAGGAAGAACTAAAGATTATTATGACCCAAAGCTACCAGGGCGGGGAAATTGATCAAACGGAATTGGAATACATGGAAAACGTGTTTTCGTTTGATGAACGTGTAGCCAAGGATATAATGGTTCCAAGAACTGAATTGGTTACACTTGATTTGAATATGAATTATGATGAAATCGTGAGTATTATTGATGAACATAACTACACACGTTATCCGGTTGTTGAAGATGGGGATAAAGACAAGATTGTCGGTGTAGTGAATGTGAAAAAAATGCTGACCCATATTGCTGCCAAAAGAGAACGTAAACTTGAAGAATTTGTTAGAGACTTGCCTTATGTTCTTGAAGCCACCCATATACAGGATGCACTGTTGAAAATGCAACAGGAACGGGTACACATGGCTTTAGTCATTGATGAATACGGAGGCACTTCAGGTATTCTTACGATGGAAGATGTTCTGGAAGAAATTGTAGGAGAGATCCGCGATGAGTTTGACGCTGATGAAGTGGCCGATATCCGTAAAGTCGGAGAAAACCAATATATGATTAATGGACGAGTCCTTTTGAGTGAGATGGAGGAATTGTTTGGTCTCGAGTTTGAGGACAGTGAAGATATAGATACAGTCGGAGGCTGGATCCAATATCAAAAAATTGATACTGTTCAAAATGGAGATTCATTGGAGCATGGTAAGCATCTATGGACTGTCAAGGAAATGGATAACCACCAAATTAAACAAGTATTGTTTACTCAAAAGGTTAAGAAATAA